Proteins encoded in a region of the Anopheles ziemanni chromosome 2, idAnoZiCoDA_A2_x.2, whole genome shotgun sequence genome:
- the LOC131282425 gene encoding large ribosomal subunit protein uL30 isoform X3, whose product MADKAKTAPKPKEAVQKPAAKSEGKKVLKPKVADATGKKLPAVPESKLKLAKSRALRRPKVLLQRRKLRAVKLLRRKQNLMRAANYTRKYMCMERAVVNERRVAKRVGNIYIPAEPKVAFVIRIRGINKVAPKVRKVLQLFRLRQINNGTFIKLNKATKNMLRIAEPYIAYGYPTLKTVRHLIYKRGFVKHRHSRIPITDNFVIERKLRGLKLQCVEDMVYQIYTGGACFRKVNNFLWPFKLNTPTGGWRKKNNHFVEGGDFGNREDKINELVQRMV is encoded by the exons ATGGCTGATAAGGCGAAAACTGCTCCCAAACCGAAAGAGGCCGTACAAAAGCCGGCCGCAAAGAGTGAGGGcaaaaaggtgcttaag CCGAAGGTGGCTGATGCCACCGGCAAGAAACTGCCAGCGGTGCCGGAGTCCAAGCTGAAGCTGGCGAAGAGCCGCGCTCTGCGTCGCCCGAAAGTGCTGCTGCAACGCAGGAAGCTGCGTGCGGTCAAGCTGCTGCGCCGCAAGCAGAATCTGATGCGTGCGGCCAATTACACGAGGAAGTACATGTGTATGGAACGTGCAGTTGTCAATGAGCGACGCGTTGCGAAGAGGGTCGGCAACATCTACATTCCGGCCGAGCCGAAGGTAGCCTTCGTCATTCGTATCCGTGG TATCAACAAGGTTGCCCCGAAGGTGCGTAAGGTCCTACAGCTGTTCCGTCTGCGTCAGATCAACAATGGCACGTTCATCAAGCTGAACAAGGCCACCAAGAACATGCTGCGTATTGCAGAGCCCTACATTGCGTACGGCTACCCGACGCTGAAGACTGTCCGTCATTTGATCTACAAGCGTGGATTTGTCAAG CACCGACACAGCCGTATTCCGATCACCGACAACTTCGTGATTGAGCGTAAGCTGCGCGGACTCAAGCTGCAGTGCGTGGAGgacatggtgtaccaaatcTACACCGGTGGTGCGTGCTTCCGCAAGGTAAACAACTTCCTGTGGCCGTTCAAGCTGAACACGCCGACCGGTGGCTGGCGCAAGAAGAACAACCACTTCGTGGAGGGTGGTGACTTTGGCAACCGCGAGGACAAGATCAACGAGCTCGTCCAGCGTATGGTTTAA
- the LOC131282425 gene encoding large ribosomal subunit protein uL30 isoform X1 produces the protein MADKAKTAPKPKEAVQKPAAKSEGKKVLKVKKPKATDAAGKKPKVADGKKPKVADATGKKLPAVPESKLKLAKSRALRRPKVLLQRRKLRAVKLLRRKQNLMRAANYTRKYMCMERAVVNERRVAKRVGNIYIPAEPKVAFVIRIRGINKVAPKVRKVLQLFRLRQINNGTFIKLNKATKNMLRIAEPYIAYGYPTLKTVRHLIYKRGFVKHRHSRIPITDNFVIERKLRGLKLQCVEDMVYQIYTGGACFRKVNNFLWPFKLNTPTGGWRKKNNHFVEGGDFGNREDKINELVQRMV, from the exons ATGGCTGATAAGGCGAAAACTGCTCCCAAACCGAAAGAGGCCGTACAAAAGCCGGCCGCAAAGAGTGAGGGcaaaaaggtgcttaaggtgaagAAGCCGAAAGCGACCGATGCCGCTGGCAAGAAGCCGAAAGTGGCTGATGGCAAGAAGCCGAAGGTGGCTGATGCCACCGGCAAGAAACTGCCAGCGGTGCCGGAGTCCAAGCTGAAGCTGGCGAAGAGCCGCGCTCTGCGTCGCCCGAAAGTGCTGCTGCAACGCAGGAAGCTGCGTGCGGTCAAGCTGCTGCGCCGCAAGCAGAATCTGATGCGTGCGGCCAATTACACGAGGAAGTACATGTGTATGGAACGTGCAGTTGTCAATGAGCGACGCGTTGCGAAGAGGGTCGGCAACATCTACATTCCGGCCGAGCCGAAGGTAGCCTTCGTCATTCGTATCCGTGG TATCAACAAGGTTGCCCCGAAGGTGCGTAAGGTCCTACAGCTGTTCCGTCTGCGTCAGATCAACAATGGCACGTTCATCAAGCTGAACAAGGCCACCAAGAACATGCTGCGTATTGCAGAGCCCTACATTGCGTACGGCTACCCGACGCTGAAGACTGTCCGTCATTTGATCTACAAGCGTGGATTTGTCAAG CACCGACACAGCCGTATTCCGATCACCGACAACTTCGTGATTGAGCGTAAGCTGCGCGGACTCAAGCTGCAGTGCGTGGAGgacatggtgtaccaaatcTACACCGGTGGTGCGTGCTTCCGCAAGGTAAACAACTTCCTGTGGCCGTTCAAGCTGAACACGCCGACCGGTGGCTGGCGCAAGAAGAACAACCACTTCGTGGAGGGTGGTGACTTTGGCAACCGCGAGGACAAGATCAACGAGCTCGTCCAGCGTATGGTTTAA
- the LOC131282425 gene encoding large ribosomal subunit protein uL30 isoform X2, translated as MADKAKTAPKPKEAVQKPAAKSEGKKVLKPKVADGKKPKVADATGKKLPAVPESKLKLAKSRALRRPKVLLQRRKLRAVKLLRRKQNLMRAANYTRKYMCMERAVVNERRVAKRVGNIYIPAEPKVAFVIRIRGINKVAPKVRKVLQLFRLRQINNGTFIKLNKATKNMLRIAEPYIAYGYPTLKTVRHLIYKRGFVKHRHSRIPITDNFVIERKLRGLKLQCVEDMVYQIYTGGACFRKVNNFLWPFKLNTPTGGWRKKNNHFVEGGDFGNREDKINELVQRMV; from the exons ATGGCTGATAAGGCGAAAACTGCTCCCAAACCGAAAGAGGCCGTACAAAAGCCGGCCGCAAAGAGTGAGGGcaaaaaggtgcttaag CCGAAAGTGGCTGATGGCAAGAAGCCGAAGGTGGCTGATGCCACCGGCAAGAAACTGCCAGCGGTGCCGGAGTCCAAGCTGAAGCTGGCGAAGAGCCGCGCTCTGCGTCGCCCGAAAGTGCTGCTGCAACGCAGGAAGCTGCGTGCGGTCAAGCTGCTGCGCCGCAAGCAGAATCTGATGCGTGCGGCCAATTACACGAGGAAGTACATGTGTATGGAACGTGCAGTTGTCAATGAGCGACGCGTTGCGAAGAGGGTCGGCAACATCTACATTCCGGCCGAGCCGAAGGTAGCCTTCGTCATTCGTATCCGTGG TATCAACAAGGTTGCCCCGAAGGTGCGTAAGGTCCTACAGCTGTTCCGTCTGCGTCAGATCAACAATGGCACGTTCATCAAGCTGAACAAGGCCACCAAGAACATGCTGCGTATTGCAGAGCCCTACATTGCGTACGGCTACCCGACGCTGAAGACTGTCCGTCATTTGATCTACAAGCGTGGATTTGTCAAG CACCGACACAGCCGTATTCCGATCACCGACAACTTCGTGATTGAGCGTAAGCTGCGCGGACTCAAGCTGCAGTGCGTGGAGgacatggtgtaccaaatcTACACCGGTGGTGCGTGCTTCCGCAAGGTAAACAACTTCCTGTGGCCGTTCAAGCTGAACACGCCGACCGGTGGCTGGCGCAAGAAGAACAACCACTTCGTGGAGGGTGGTGACTTTGGCAACCGCGAGGACAAGATCAACGAGCTCGTCCAGCGTATGGTTTAA